One Meiothermus sp. CFH 77666 genomic region harbors:
- the nth gene encoding endonuclease III, producing MPRVEGTGKSQGPKAERRKLIAKSQTPKAKSPAPKAQSRSKEPQGRGRESLKARKARAAKVLSVMEQLYPQAATELAHTNPFELLVATVLSAQATDASVNKATPALFKRFPDAHALARATPEEVEPYIKTIGLYRAKARNLVLLARKLVEAHGGQVPVDKAQLRELPGVGWKTATVVLGAAFGVPGIAVDTHLMRLASRLGFSQQKDPEKIGADLERLFPREKWVFIHHALILFGRYHCTARKPRCEGCPLYVECLSKGAW from the coding sequence ATGCCCAGGGTCGAGGGTACAGGGAAGAGCCAGGGGCCCAAAGCTGAACGCCGAAAGCTAATAGCGAAAAGCCAAACGCCAAAGGCCAAAAGCCCGGCGCCAAAAGCGCAGAGCCGCAGCAAAGAGCCCCAGGGGAGGGGGCGGGAGTCCCTGAAAGCCCGGAAGGCTCGAGCGGCCAAGGTGCTCTCGGTCATGGAGCAGCTATACCCCCAGGCTGCTACCGAGCTGGCCCACACCAACCCGTTCGAGCTGCTGGTGGCTACGGTGCTCTCGGCCCAGGCCACCGATGCCTCGGTGAACAAAGCCACCCCAGCGCTCTTCAAGCGCTTTCCCGATGCCCACGCCCTGGCCAGGGCCACGCCCGAAGAGGTCGAGCCCTACATCAAGACCATTGGCCTGTACCGTGCCAAAGCCAGGAATCTGGTGCTGCTGGCCCGGAAGCTGGTGGAGGCGCACGGGGGCCAGGTGCCGGTGGACAAGGCCCAGCTACGCGAGCTGCCCGGCGTGGGCTGGAAGACCGCCACCGTGGTGCTGGGGGCGGCCTTCGGGGTGCCGGGGATTGCGGTGGATACGCACCTGATGCGCCTCGCAAGCCGACTGGGGTTCTCCCAGCAGAAAGACCCCGAGAAAATTGGGGCCGACCTCGAGCGCCTCTTTCCCAGGGAAAAGTGGGTGTTTATCCACCACGCCCTGATTCTGTTCGGGCGCTACCACTGCACCGCCCGCAAACCGCGCTGCGAGGGCTGTCCGCTTTATGTCGAGTGCCTGAGCAAAGGTGCCTGGTAA
- a CDS encoding Stp1/IreP family PP2C-type Ser/Thr phosphatase: MPGSDSLPMVFAAALTDPGRKRALNEDAVSQLVTSYGGIFIVADGMGGHRTGEVASQMAVSQIVEVLKRSEPSPQGLLEAYEAANEAIYLAGQKPESRGMGTTCTALWLDLPYALIAHVGDSRAYLLRDGELLQLTQDHSWVADRVRQGLLSEDEARNHRWRNVITNALGSFPQARVDLVGLKVRPGDVFLLCSDGLSGVLEDKVLAEMILTNPPEPAVAKLIKLANDWGGPDNISAVVVTIGSQVAENPRPYALPLEANDGKPVHLQSGTDPEVLTTQIVEPEKKPTFWQRWGSVILLLLWFGLLGFVLFNQLGSGSTP; encoded by the coding sequence ATGCCAGGTTCCGACAGCCTCCCGATGGTCTTTGCGGCGGCCCTGACCGACCCGGGCCGCAAGCGGGCCCTCAACGAGGATGCGGTGAGCCAGCTCGTCACCAGTTACGGCGGTATTTTTATCGTAGCCGACGGGATGGGTGGGCATCGAACCGGCGAGGTGGCCTCGCAGATGGCGGTAAGCCAGATTGTGGAGGTGCTCAAGCGTAGCGAACCCTCGCCGCAGGGGCTGTTGGAAGCCTACGAAGCTGCAAACGAGGCCATCTACCTGGCCGGGCAAAAGCCCGAATCGCGGGGGATGGGCACCACCTGTACCGCCCTGTGGCTCGACCTGCCCTATGCCCTGATTGCCCATGTGGGCGACTCGAGGGCTTACCTGCTGCGCGACGGAGAACTCTTGCAACTGACCCAGGATCACTCCTGGGTAGCCGACCGGGTGCGCCAGGGCCTCTTGAGTGAGGACGAAGCCCGCAACCACCGCTGGCGCAACGTCATCACCAATGCCTTGGGTTCGTTTCCTCAGGCGCGGGTGGATCTGGTGGGTCTCAAGGTGCGGCCCGGCGACGTGTTTTTGCTCTGCTCCGACGGCCTCAGTGGGGTGCTGGAGGACAAGGTGCTTGCCGAGATGATCCTTACCAACCCCCCCGAGCCGGCGGTGGCCAAGCTGATCAAGCTGGCCAACGACTGGGGCGGCCCCGACAACATTAGTGCAGTGGTGGTCACGATTGGCAGCCAGGTGGCCGAAAACCCCAGGCCCTATGCCCTGCCGCTCGAGGCCAACGATGGGAAGCCGGTACATCTGCAAAGCGGCACCGACCCGGAAGTGCTCACTACCCAGATTGTCGAGCCGGAAAAGAAACCCACCTTCTGGCAGCGCTGGGGCAGTGTGATTTTGCTCCTGCTGTGGTTTGGCCTTCTGGGGTTTGTGTTGTTCAACCAGCTGGGCAGTGGTAGCACTCCTTAG
- a CDS encoding Uma2 family endonuclease, translated as MVTLKKWTVDELLAMDRAGLLDPSKRIELINGEVYEMGIGESHAGTIIRMVKLLEQVFGERALVSSQNPLRMGDLGLPQPDVALLKPRDDFYTTAYPTPADAFLVIEVADSSIKYDREIKLPSYAENGVREVWIVNLNAGHTEVYRDPQDGEYLTKFTVQKGAAVAPAAFPSDAIIPLP; from the coding sequence ATGGTAACACTAAAAAAGTGGACGGTAGACGAGCTGCTGGCAATGGACAGAGCCGGTCTGCTCGACCCATCCAAGCGTATTGAGTTGATCAACGGAGAGGTCTACGAAATGGGGATTGGGGAGAGTCACGCGGGCACGATTATTCGCATGGTCAAGCTATTGGAGCAGGTCTTTGGCGAACGCGCCCTGGTAAGCAGCCAGAACCCCCTTCGTATGGGCGACCTGGGGCTTCCCCAGCCCGATGTAGCCCTGTTGAAGCCCAGAGACGATTTCTACACCACTGCCTACCCGACCCCTGCCGACGCTTTTCTGGTGATCGAAGTTGCGGACAGCAGCATCAAGTACGATCGTGAAATAAAGCTGCCCAGCTACGCTGAGAACGGGGTTCGCGAGGTCTGGATTGTCAACCTTAACGCCGGCCACACCGAGGTCTACCGCGATCCCCAGGACGGCGAGTACCTGACCAAGTTCACTGTGCAAAAAGGCGCAGCAGTGGCCCCCGCCGCCTTTCCGAGTGACGCCATTATCCCCCTTCCCTGA
- the proS gene encoding proline--tRNA ligase, whose amino-acid sequence MAKDKGLVPQSVDFNEWYNEVVLKADLVDYGPVRGTMVVKPYGYALWENIQRELDRMFKETGHSNTYFPLFIPISFLQKEAEHVEGFAPELAVVTQAGGETLEEPLAVRPTSETIIGHMWAKWIRTYRDLPQLLNQWNSVVRWELRTKLFLRTTEFLWQEGHTAHATQEEAEEETRRMAGVYATVLRDWCAIPGWEGPKTDSEKFAGAVYSISYEAMMRDGKALQSCTSHYLGQNFAKAFDIQFQDKDQQNKYVHTTSWGFTTRVVGAIVMTHGDDKGLILPPRLAPIQVVIVPIYKAETRETVLPACEKLLHELKQAGIRAYLDDRDQYSPGYKFNEWELKGVPLRLEVGPRDVEAGTAVLASRLGGKETVQIAELQALLPGRLEQFQHDLYERALQFRDAHTWEVDSYEVFKEKVEQGFVKAFHCGDKDCEKQIKAETTATTRCIPYDEPEAHGSCIRCGKPSAYGKRILFAKAY is encoded by the coding sequence ATGGCGAAGGACAAAGGCCTCGTTCCCCAATCTGTAGATTTCAACGAATGGTACAACGAAGTGGTGCTCAAAGCCGACCTGGTGGACTACGGCCCGGTGCGCGGGACCATGGTGGTCAAGCCCTACGGCTATGCCCTGTGGGAAAACATCCAGCGCGAGCTGGATCGCATGTTCAAGGAAACCGGACACTCCAACACCTACTTCCCCCTCTTCATTCCCATCAGCTTCTTGCAAAAAGAAGCCGAGCACGTGGAGGGCTTTGCCCCTGAGCTGGCCGTGGTAACGCAGGCTGGGGGCGAGACGCTGGAAGAGCCCCTGGCGGTGCGCCCGACCTCCGAGACCATCATCGGGCACATGTGGGCCAAGTGGATCCGCACCTACCGCGACCTACCCCAACTGCTAAACCAGTGGAACAGCGTGGTGCGCTGGGAGCTGCGCACAAAGCTCTTTCTGCGCACCACCGAGTTTTTGTGGCAGGAGGGCCACACCGCCCACGCCACCCAGGAGGAAGCCGAAGAGGAAACCCGCCGCATGGCCGGGGTGTATGCCACGGTGCTGCGCGACTGGTGCGCCATTCCCGGCTGGGAAGGCCCCAAAACCGACTCGGAGAAGTTTGCCGGGGCGGTCTATTCCATCAGTTACGAGGCCATGATGCGGGACGGCAAGGCCCTGCAATCGTGCACCTCGCACTACCTGGGCCAGAATTTCGCCAAAGCCTTCGACATCCAGTTCCAGGACAAAGACCAGCAGAACAAGTACGTTCACACCACTTCCTGGGGCTTTACCACCCGGGTGGTGGGGGCTATCGTGATGACCCACGGCGACGACAAGGGCCTGATTCTGCCGCCCCGCCTGGCCCCCATCCAGGTGGTGATCGTGCCCATCTACAAAGCTGAGACTCGAGAGACAGTTCTCCCGGCGTGCGAGAAACTGCTCCATGAGCTAAAGCAAGCGGGTATCCGCGCATACCTGGATGACCGCGACCAGTACAGCCCCGGCTATAAGTTCAACGAGTGGGAACTGAAGGGCGTACCGCTGCGCCTCGAGGTCGGCCCCCGCGATGTGGAGGCCGGAACGGCGGTGCTGGCCAGCCGCCTGGGGGGCAAGGAGACCGTGCAGATTGCCGAGCTACAGGCTCTGCTGCCGGGCCGGCTCGAGCAGTTCCAGCACGACCTCTACGAGCGGGCTTTGCAGTTCCGCGACGCCCACACCTGGGAGGTGGACAGCTACGAGGTGTTCAAGGAAAAGGTCGAGCAGGGCTTCGTGAAGGCCTTCCACTGCGGCGACAAGGACTGCGAAAAGCAGATCAAGGCCGAGACCACCGCCACCACCCGCTGCATCCCCTACGATGAACCCGAAGCCCACGGAAGCTGTATTCGGTGCGGCAAACCCAGTGCTTACGGCAAGCGGATTCTGTTCGCCAAGGCGTACTGA
- a CDS encoding methyltransferase domain-containing protein yields MLIRAGNTDFPLPRPPQVLEVGFGDGRFTAQIARLYPDWQILGVEISAGSVARALKRFRREGIGNVQIYHGEALFALRNLVAPRSLRRVYVNFPDPWPKAKHEENRLLQRAFFRRLSTRLAEGGELLLTTDHEEYWRFAQAEGQASGLFEVETPPPPQHHLSTKYALKWKEQGRSFYHAVFLKMAEDPTPWPPLPRYPMPHALMSGTLPELNHFEKTVVRFEGGTAILLEATRALGPAGGYYFHTHIEEEDLIQDVLLEARPSAHGLYVGISRFGAPLSTAGVRAAVEWLVGWLEGQGLAVKQQSY; encoded by the coding sequence GTGTTGATTCGCGCTGGCAACACCGACTTCCCCCTACCCAGGCCCCCCCAGGTGCTCGAGGTGGGCTTTGGCGACGGGCGCTTTACCGCTCAGATTGCCCGCCTGTACCCCGATTGGCAGATTCTGGGGGTGGAAATTTCGGCGGGCTCGGTAGCCCGGGCCCTTAAGCGCTTTCGGCGGGAGGGCATCGGGAATGTGCAGATCTACCACGGCGAGGCCCTTTTTGCCCTGCGCAACCTGGTGGCCCCGCGCAGCCTGCGGCGGGTCTACGTCAACTTCCCCGACCCCTGGCCCAAGGCCAAGCACGAAGAAAACCGCCTGTTGCAGCGGGCTTTTTTCCGAAGGCTTTCTACCCGGCTGGCCGAGGGGGGCGAGCTGTTGCTCACCACCGACCACGAGGAGTACTGGCGGTTTGCCCAGGCCGAGGGCCAGGCCAGCGGGCTGTTCGAGGTCGAGACCCCACCCCCGCCCCAGCACCACCTGAGCACCAAGTACGCCCTCAAGTGGAAAGAGCAGGGTCGCAGCTTCTATCACGCGGTTTTTCTCAAGATGGCCGAAGACCCCACCCCCTGGCCCCCCCTACCGAGGTATCCTATGCCCCATGCCCTGATGTCTGGTACGCTACCCGAACTCAACCATTTCGAGAAAACTGTGGTTCGTTTTGAGGGTGGCACCGCCATACTGCTCGAGGCCACCCGCGCCCTGGGCCCCGCAGGCGGCTACTACTTTCACACCCACATCGAGGAAGAAGACCTGATCCAGGATGTGCTCCTAGAGGCCCGCCCCAGCGCACATGGGTTGTATGTGGGCATCTCTCGCTTTGGCGCACCTCTCAGCACCGCAGGGGTGCGGGCTGCGGTGGAGTGGCTGGTGGGCTGGCTCGAGGGCCAGGGTCTAGCAGTAAAGCAGCAGTCGTACTAG
- a CDS encoding bacteriohemerythrin: MPIQWSEQYEVGDTRTDLQHQNLFDYVNRIENLIEQGKTGQLDRRAVEDVFIFLDAYVNTHFAYEELCMALRGCKVAQKNKEAHDKFLQLWADFNREHTAHQVSVAALESLHALLADWLTQHICKIDIALRKTA, from the coding sequence ATGCCAATCCAGTGGAGTGAACAGTACGAGGTCGGCGATACGCGAACCGATCTTCAGCATCAGAACCTGTTTGACTATGTCAATCGCATCGAGAACCTGATTGAGCAGGGCAAAACAGGCCAGCTTGACCGGCGTGCGGTGGAGGACGTGTTTATCTTTCTGGATGCCTACGTTAATACCCATTTTGCCTACGAGGAGCTTTGCATGGCCCTGCGGGGCTGTAAGGTGGCTCAGAAGAACAAGGAGGCCCACGACAAGTTTTTACAGCTATGGGCCGACTTTAACCGCGAACACACCGCCCATCAAGTCTCCGTTGCAGCATTGGAAAGCCTGCACGCCTTGCTGGCAGACTGGCTGACCCAGCACATCTGCAAGATTGACATCGCTTTACGAAAGACTGCCTAG